A stretch of the Candidatus Bandiella numerosa genome encodes the following:
- a CDS encoding 3-deoxy-D-manno-octulosonic acid transferase yields MKLYKIISIFLFPIILICMIIRLIKNKENLASITQKFVLRSDKCPKNKLVIWFHAASVGEVNMAIPIIKTIIDERADVHCLITTITLTSAKIFKSANIKNTTHQFLPIDITFFISRFLAHWNPKVAVFIESEIWPNLIDATTKKIPLLLYNARLSETSFNRWRRYKDFTSSLLQRLSLIFTASNLDYERYSVFTKNNLKFIGHFKYSSPPLTYSSEYVQTTRTKLKNKNIFVVASTHKGEEEIIIKLHKEIKEKIPNIFTVIIPRHPKRIEEIISMAEKYKLRYVTDIDNYNNHETELLLVSSFGVLGNYFEISDIVFIGGSLVNIGGHNIIEPAKQGCAIIVGPHTSNFKDIIDDFKIKKAIVVARDYDELKCELLKLFNDSSYKNQLIANSNNIIASQKNISKIAIDTIYHYMK; encoded by the coding sequence ATGAAATTATATAAAATTATATCAATTTTTTTATTTCCTATAATATTAATATGTATGATAATTAGGCTGATAAAAAATAAAGAGAATCTTGCGAGCATAACTCAAAAATTCGTTCTCAGGTCCGACAAATGCCCCAAAAATAAATTGGTAATTTGGTTTCATGCGGCAAGTGTTGGAGAAGTTAATATGGCTATTCCAATAATCAAGACTATCATTGATGAAAGAGCTGATGTGCATTGCTTGATTACAACTATAACACTAACATCTGCAAAAATTTTTAAATCTGCAAATATAAAAAATACAACACATCAATTTCTCCCAATTGATATAACTTTTTTTATTAGTAGATTTTTAGCTCATTGGAATCCTAAAGTTGCAGTTTTTATTGAATCAGAAATATGGCCAAATTTAATAGATGCAACTACAAAAAAAATTCCTTTATTATTATATAACGCAAGATTATCTGAGACCTCTTTTAATAGATGGCGTAGGTATAAAGATTTTACTAGTAGTTTGTTGCAAAGGCTATCACTGATTTTTACAGCTAGCAATTTAGACTATGAAAGATATAGTGTATTCACTAAAAATAATCTAAAATTTATTGGTCATTTTAAATATTCATCTCCCCCATTAACGTATTCAAGCGAATATGTTCAAACTACTAGAACAAAATTAAAAAATAAAAATATATTTGTTGTAGCTAGCACACACAAGGGAGAAGAGGAAATTATTATAAAACTGCATAAAGAAATAAAAGAAAAAATTCCAAACATATTTACTGTTATAATTCCTCGTCACCCAAAAAGAATTGAAGAAATAATTTCAATGGCAGAAAAGTATAAATTACGCTATGTAACTGATATTGACAACTATAACAACCATGAAACTGAGTTATTGTTGGTGTCATCTTTTGGAGTACTTGGCAATTATTTTGAGATTTCAGATATTGTTTTTATTGGCGGATCTTTAGTAAATATTGGAGGACATAATATAATTGAACCTGCAAAACAAGGTTGCGCAATAATTGTGGGACCTCATACTTCTAATTTTAAAGATATAATTGACGATTTTAAAATCAAAAAGGCTATAGTGGTTGCTAGAGATTATGATGAATTAAAGTGTGAATTACTGAAGTTGTTCAACGACTCAAGTTATAAAAATCAGTTAATTGCTAATTCAAATAACATAATTGCATCACAAAAAAATATTTCAAAAATTGCAATCGATACGATCTACCATTACATGAAATAA
- a CDS encoding lysophospholipid acyltransferase family protein, translating into MEFVFITSKVDTHINDKAIDILNSNEVCFLALWHGKIIVFPKIMKKFGKFNVLTSLHKDGKYIDKFVKLYGHKTIRGSSYKGSLSATKDIINSIKNKESIVITPDGPRGPRYKVNSAVTNLASKFKIPVINISFVSSKAKILRSWDEFTIPLPFTKIVVDISAPNFFTEKQNSKLEILMIKQMQDLKKYL; encoded by the coding sequence TTGGAATTTGTATTTATTACATCTAAAGTAGACACTCATATTAATGACAAAGCTATAGATATTTTAAATTCTAATGAGGTTTGTTTTTTGGCATTATGGCACGGCAAAATAATTGTGTTTCCAAAAATAATGAAAAAATTTGGAAAATTTAATGTCTTAACTTCTTTGCATAAAGACGGTAAATATATTGATAAATTTGTGAAATTATATGGTCATAAAACCATTCGGGGTTCAAGTTATAAAGGTAGTTTATCTGCAACAAAAGACATTATAAATTCAATTAAAAATAAAGAAAGCATTGTCATTACTCCTGATGGCCCAAGGGGACCTAGATATAAAGTCAATAGCGCCGTTACAAACCTTGCATCAAAATTCAAAATCCCAGTCATTAATATTTCTTTTGTATCCTCCAAAGCTAAAATTCTTAGAAGCTGGGATGAATTTACAATTCCATTGCCTTTTACCAAGATTGTAGTAGATATCTCTGCTCCAAATTTTTTTACTGAAAAACAAAATAGCAAACTAGAGATTTTGATGATAAAACAAATGCAAGATTTAAAAAAATACCTTTAG
- the fliF gene encoding flagellar basal-body MS-ring/collar protein FliF — translation MEFLKRLSTNKLVILALLMVTILIGALFFVMSSKPIYGSLYSELSDNNRLNVTLKLQSMGVDYKVDMKNSQILVPAHKVLELRMYFSQSGLISSGNIVGYEIFDKENGLGSSQFLNNINSLRALEGELSRTINSLSQIENSRVHLVLPKKELFSKSNVTPSASIMIKLKPGASISKNEVKAITNLVSKAVPDLISENITIIDSMGHPLKMPGSENEGLLGGDNSEFKLIEYQNLLEKQLKLKIENLLESRVGIGKVKVDVAAKINNNREVMVSEFFDPDGQVIRSKKTSEEKEKDGDENENISVANNIPNSNQQISGYNQMPRTKSKLDDITNYEISKTVTNKIIEEGGVEKLSVGILVDGYYEIDESTKKQVYHKRSDEELAQLKILVKSAIGFDEKRGDQLEIINLEFTNDKLQDSDQKVNWLDENLKNLIQMGMIGVIVILIILLIFKPILSRILEVNKNGAGEINKFFDFKKLGFNNKFSDEDNMENKDFDSSDDSSSRAIINKLHIGNKHKHMLDSINELVEKYPEEAIDILKKWINNDQKVQ, via the coding sequence ATGGAATTTTTAAAAAGATTAAGTACAAATAAGTTAGTAATATTGGCTTTACTTATGGTCACAATTTTAATAGGTGCTTTGTTCTTTGTAATGAGCTCTAAGCCTATTTATGGCAGTTTATATAGCGAATTAAGTGATAACAATAGGTTAAATGTAACTTTAAAGTTGCAATCCATGGGTGTGGATTATAAGGTGGACATGAAAAATTCCCAAATACTGGTTCCGGCACACAAAGTGTTAGAATTAAGGATGTATTTTTCACAAAGTGGGCTTATTAGCTCTGGTAACATTGTTGGATATGAAATTTTTGACAAAGAAAATGGGCTTGGCAGCTCACAGTTTTTAAATAATATTAATTCTTTAAGAGCGCTCGAAGGAGAGTTGTCTAGAACTATTAATAGTTTATCTCAAATTGAAAATTCTAGAGTTCATCTAGTTTTGCCAAAAAAGGAGCTTTTTTCTAAGTCAAATGTGACTCCTTCTGCCTCGATTATGATAAAGTTAAAGCCCGGAGCATCTATTTCAAAAAATGAGGTCAAGGCAATTACCAATCTGGTATCAAAAGCTGTGCCTGATTTGATTTCAGAAAATATCACTATTATTGATAGTATGGGACATCCGTTAAAGATGCCGGGATCTGAAAACGAAGGTTTATTGGGTGGCGATAATTCTGAATTCAAACTTATAGAATATCAAAATTTGCTAGAGAAACAGTTGAAATTAAAAATTGAAAATCTTTTGGAGAGTAGAGTTGGTATAGGTAAGGTAAAGGTTGACGTTGCTGCTAAAATTAATAACAATAGAGAAGTAATGGTTTCTGAATTTTTTGACCCAGATGGGCAGGTGATTCGCTCCAAAAAAACTAGCGAAGAGAAAGAAAAGGATGGAGATGAGAATGAAAACATTTCAGTTGCTAATAATATTCCAAATTCTAATCAACAAATTTCTGGCTATAATCAAATGCCTAGGACAAAAAGTAAGCTAGATGATATTACAAATTACGAAATATCCAAAACAGTGACGAATAAAATAATAGAGGAAGGGGGTGTTGAGAAACTTTCAGTTGGGATTTTGGTTGATGGATATTATGAGATAGATGAAAGTACTAAGAAACAGGTATATCACAAAAGAAGTGATGAAGAGCTTGCGCAACTGAAGATACTAGTAAAATCTGCAATTGGCTTTGACGAAAAAAGGGGGGATCAATTAGAAATAATTAATCTTGAATTTACAAATGATAAGCTTCAGGATTCTGATCAAAAGGTAAATTGGTTAGACGAAAATCTAAAAAACCTTATTCAGATGGGTATGATAGGGGTGATTGTTATTTTGATAATATTACTTATCTTTAAACCAATATTATCAAGAATTTTAGAGGTAAATAAAAATGGAGCTGGGGAGATAAATAAATTTTTTGATTTTAAAAAGTTAGGATTTAATAATAAATTTTCTGATGAGGATAATATGGAAAATAAAGATTTTGATTCTTCAGATGATTCGAGTAGTAGGGCTATAATCAACAAATTACATATTGGAAACAAGCACAAACATATGCTAGATAGTATAAATGAGTTAGTTGAAAAATATCCTGAGGAGGCAATAGATATATTGAAAAAATGGATAAATAATGATCAAAAAGTGCAGTAA